In Halanaerobium praevalens DSM 2228, the DNA window AGAAATTTCTTCTCCTTCAATAAAATCTTCCACTACAATTCTATCTCCAGCATCTCCAAAGGCCTTATCTTCCATAATTCTTGCCACAGCAGTTTGAGCAGCTTTATAGTCAGAAGCAATAATAACCCCTTTGCCGCCTGCTAAACCATTTGCTTTAATAACCAAAGGATAATCGGCATTTTGAAGGTAATTTAAAGCAGTGTCTGGGTCTGTAAAGACTTCATATTCTCCAGTTGGGATCTTGTATTTATCTAAAATATTTTTAGCAAAGGCTTTACTTCCTTCTAAAAGGGCAGCCTGCTTTTTGGGACCAAAAATGGGAATATCTCTGTCCACAAAGTAATCGACAATACCTGCAACTAATGGTTCTTCTGGGCCAACTATGGTCATTTTTATATCCTGTTTTTGAGCAAAATATGCTAAAGCTTCAATTTGATCTGCCTCAATTGCAATTCTTTCGGCAATATTTAGCATCCCGTCATTCCCTGGAGCTACAAAAATCTTATCAACTTTTTCACTCTGATAGAGTTTCCAAGCTAGAGCATGTTCTCTGCCTCCATCTCCTACTATTAAAACCTTCATAACCGATCCTCCTTATCATTTATTATCTAATAAATGCCTGTTTTCTGCCAGGTCCAACACTAATTATTTTAGCTGGAACTCCAATTAATTCTTCTATTCTGGCAATATATTTTTTAGCATTTTCTGGTAAATCATCATATTCCCTAATTCCAGTTATATCTTCTTCCCAGCCAGCCCATTTTTCGTAAACTGGTTCATATGGAATTTCACTTTCTAAATAAGGTGGGAATTCTTCTACAATTTCTTCTCCATGCTGATAAGCTGTACAAACTTTAATCTCATCCATACCTGTTAAAACATCAATTTTGGTTAAAGCTATTTCGGTTAAACCATTAACTCGAACTGCATGTTTTAAAATCGGAATATCTAACCAGCCGCATCTGCGAGGTCGACCAGTTGTTACTCCAAACTCATGTCCCTTATCTCTTAGATATTCTCCCCACTCATTATCTAATTCGGTTGGGAAAGGGCCAGCTCCTACTCTAGTTAAATAGGCTTTAGTTACTCCAATTACATCATCTATAGTTGTTGGTCCAATTCCAGTTCCAGTACAAACTCCACCAGCAGTTGGATTAGAAGAGGTAACAAAAGGATAAGTTCCATAATCAATATCAAGTAAGGTTCCCTGAGCTCCTTCAAAAAATATTTTTTGATTCTTTTTATTTGCTTGATTAAGTAATAAAGAAGTATTTGTTACATATGGTCTTAATTTTTCGATATATGGTTGGTATTCTTTAATGATTTCATCTACTTTTAGTTTTGGGGCATTATAAACCTGATCTAATAATAGATTATGGTAATCAAGTGCTATTTCTAATTTAGCTCTTAATCTGCCTTCATCTAAAAGGTCGGCAATTCTAATACCGCGGCGGGCTGTTTTATCAGTATAGCAAGGACCAATACCTTTACCTGTGGTCCCAATTTTATTATCACCTTTACGCTTTTCTTCTAAAGCATCAATCATTCTGTGATAAGGCATAATTACATGCGCTGTCTCTGAAATATAAAGATTAGCTAATGAAATACCTCTTTTTTCTAAACCTTCCATTTCTTCTACCATAGCTTGGGGGTCAATTACTACTCCGCCCCCAAGTACAGATTTTTTATCTTCATATAAAATTCCAGAAGGAATTAGATGTAATTCAAACTTTTCATCATCTACTATAACTGTATGGCCAGCGTTATTTCCGCCCCCATAACGAACTACTAAATCTGCAGTTTGGGCCAGCATATCAGTAATTTTACCCTTACCTTCATCTCCCCATTGTGCACCAACAACTATCTTATTAGACATTTAATTTCTCTCCTCACTTATTCTTTTAAAAATATTTAAATTTAGTATCTTACTTATAGTTTAACAAATATTAAGCAAAGATGCATCCTTTTCTCTAATTGATTTTTATGTTAAAAGTTCAGTTCTTTTAAAAATTTGATCAATATTTTTTAAATAGGCTTCCCAATCAAAAATTTGATCAAGTTCTTTTTCTGTTAAATATTTTTTTATTTTCTGATCTGAACTAACTAATTTTTTATAATCTTTCTTTTCTTCCCAAGCAGTCATTGCATTTCTTTGAGCTAATTCATAGGCATCTTCTCTTCTTAATCC includes these proteins:
- a CDS encoding adenylosuccinate synthase: MSNKIVVGAQWGDEGKGKITDMLAQTADLVVRYGGGNNAGHTVIVDDEKFELHLIPSGILYEDKKSVLGGGVVIDPQAMVEEMEGLEKRGISLANLYISETAHVIMPYHRMIDALEEKRKGDNKIGTTGKGIGPCYTDKTARRGIRIADLLDEGRLRAKLEIALDYHNLLLDQVYNAPKLKVDEIIKEYQPYIEKLRPYVTNTSLLLNQANKKNQKIFFEGAQGTLLDIDYGTYPFVTSSNPTAGGVCTGTGIGPTTIDDVIGVTKAYLTRVGAGPFPTELDNEWGEYLRDKGHEFGVTTGRPRRCGWLDIPILKHAVRVNGLTEIALTKIDVLTGMDEIKVCTAYQHGEEIVEEFPPYLESEIPYEPVYEKWAGWEEDITGIREYDDLPENAKKYIARIEELIGVPAKIISVGPGRKQAFIR